From the Papaver somniferum cultivar HN1 chromosome 2, ASM357369v1, whole genome shotgun sequence genome, the window TACGGCTTTTATTATAAGACTCATTTATTATTTGGATATACACAAACAcgcaaacaaatatcaaatgcgtaCATAAAAACCTTACAAAGAACACATCACATGCATGAACCCTCATCCCCACCTCACATTACAACCAACAACTACTTTTATTCCGAGCAGTCCACATCACTTAAAAAGGAGACCGATTTGATTCATGAACTCCGAATCATAATACTAGTGCATTAAATAGTTGGGACACTATGGAGCACAACAGTTTCGACCGTAAGACCGGGTCCGAAACCGAAGAGAACACCCCAATCCAATCCATCTCCGGTGGTGGCTTTTCCTTCTTCAATGGACTTCTTTCTCATCTCGTCGAGGATGAAAAGGACACAAGCGCTTGACATGTTACCGTACTCGCTCAACACATGACGGGTTGCTCGGAGTTTCTCTTCTTGTAATCCTAGTTTAGCCTCAACTTGGTCAAGAATTGCTGGACCACCAGGGTGAGCAATCCAGAACAAAGAATTCCAGTCAGTGATACCAATTGGTTTAAAAGCCTCATCTAAACTCTTCTCAATGTTCTTAGAGATCAAGCCGGGAACATCTTTCAACAAGTGAAAAGTCAGACCGACTTCACGTAAATGTCCATCGATTGCTCCATGCGAATCGGGGAGAATAGTCTGAGCTGCAGAAACGATTTGGAAAAGCGGACGTTCCACTGAAAGATCAGGGTCTGCTCCGATGATCATTGCACCTGCACCATCACCAAAAAGAGCTTGTCCTACAAGGGAGTCTAAATGAGTATCAGCAGGACCACGGAAAGTAACTGCTGTAATTTCTGAACACACAACAAGTACACGTGCACCAGCGTTATTCTCAGCCAAGTCTTTGGCAAGACGCATGACAGTCCCACCAGCGAAACAACCTTGTTGGTACATCATCAATCGTTTAACCGAAGGACGAAGACCCAGTAGTTTACTGAGCTGGTAATCTGCACCAGGCATGTCAACACCGGAAGTAGTGCAAACGACTAAATGAGTGATCTTGGACTTTGGTTGTCCCCATTCTTTGATAGCTTTTGATGCAGCTTCTTTTCCTAGTCGGGGTACCTCAACAACAACTATGTCTTGACGTGCATCGAGCGATGGAGCCATGTATTCACACATGTTGGGGTTTTCATTCAGAATTTCTTCTGTGATATGCATATAACGCTTTCTAATCTGTGACTTCTCGCCTGCATGCATAGAATTAAACAAATAAGTTGTATGTTTTGGAtatattgaatatatatatatattcatgtcAGATCTCCAAAACATCAAAATAAGATACACAAACATAGAGAAAGAAGATGAACTTACACATTCGCTTGAATTTCTCTTTGAGTTCAGTCATATGTTCGCTCTTTGTGATTTTGAAGTAGTAGTCAGGGTAATCAGCTTGTAAGACGCAGTTGGCTGGAGTTGCAGTCCCGATTGCCAAGACATTAGCTGGACCCTCGGCTCTTTGAGCATTACGGATTTCCTCAACAGTCACCATTTTTTGATATAGTATACTGCGTACTTGAATTCGAAACTGTTTGTGATGATCAAATAAATATCTGAGTAGTAGTAAGAATGAAAAAATTTGGTGGATGATGAAATAAGGGAAGGTGGCTTTTTATATGGGTGTCGGGGACAAGACGAGTAAGTATGAAGAAGTATTGGTAGGTTGAATTGCCGGGTAGATGAGCAACCACGTGGATTTGAGGTACGTAGTTCAAAACGATGGTTGGTTTGGGGTTAGTTTAGTCATTAACACTTGCAAAACCAGGCCGACATCCTAGTGGGATACTCTCTCAATATACATCcaggatatttttttcttttctttatataGCTAGAAAATTCAATGAAGTTCATTAGAAACTCCTGATAAATGAAATTAATTAGAAATTCTTTTGATCAACTGCCCACTTAAATGCCTTCTCAAACCCTCATAAAACTGTCAAAATATCAACATCAAAACTTACGGTATTAATTAGAGAATAATGTTGGGGACATGCGTTTTGAAAACCAATGGAAAAAACAGCAGAAACATCTTTTCTGATAaggagacctcccaagaccccaaaGGCCCCCAATGTTGATAAAAATACTCTCTAAAAATGTAAAAGTaacacttttcctgaaacagagggagtatatctCAACAAAAAGGTTTGATAATCAGGTTTTCTAGATGAAGTTTATCGGGATGTGTACACATCATGAAGTCTATATAGTATAACTGGAAACAGGAAAAAGATAACAATATTGGCACATACATATTATACGTAACAGAAGCTGTACATAACAGGGATTAACAATCATCACTCCTCCAAAATTGCACGTCCAAGATTTGTGGCCAAAGCGAGTCTGATGGTGCCTAGGGTCTGAGGTGGTAAATCGGTCTCACAAAAGTCTGGACGCAGCCTTGCCATAGATAACTCTTGAAGTTTGTTCAACAAAAGATTGGTTTGTGATACATTCAGCAGAGGTCGTTCCCGCCAATTTAGCAACTTTAACTGCAGTCAAGTTATGATGGTTGGTAATAATCAGTCAAGGGCAAtgacagaaaataaaataaaatatgcaacTTAAGACAGGCATGTGTAAAATATGAGTCTATGAGTGTATAATTGCGTAATTAAACCTGGGCCACTTGTCCCAACCAAATCAGCAACATCCAACTAACTTTTAGACAAAATCATCATATACTAATTACTCACCGAATCATGCATAAGTGACAGCCAGAAACGTTGGGGCGTGGAAGGACTTTTCATCAGCTGGTAACAATAATCACAGTGAACCATAATCAGTTGGATATTTGGAGGCTTGAGATACTAGCAAGTATGAAATTAAGGCGCAATTTACAATTATCAAACAAAACCTCCTGATgaatagaataaaaaaaaaatggttcctCCAGAATATTGTAGTAAACACAAGCAAAATCTACTTGAATTCCCAATACTGATGATGCTCTAGAAAATGAACAAAGGGAATAGAAATCACAAAATCACTTGGAGTTTCGAGAAAGTACCAGTATAAGCGATTCCACAGCTTGTTTAGCTGTATCAGTAGCAATTCCATCTCGAACTTTCTGAAGGGATTTCTTGAGATCTCTATACCTATTTCAAATTATAAAATTAGAAATTCTCAAAGAAGATGGCAACATGCAAATGCGAAATTTTACGTTTTCACCACACGAGTGATGGAACGATTAACCAGGAAAAGACGATGTTAAGAGCAGTTACTTGTGAAGAAACTCAAGACCCCCTGCACTCATAGCTTCCGAACTCAACAATTCAATCATTCCTTCCCATTGCTGTTAGGGTAAAGAACATAGTTAAGTGAAAGATAAGTTAAAAACACATCTCAAAGAGAAGGATACTTTTGCAAAACACCAGTAACTTGAGTTAAAGGCAGTCAGTATACCTTGAAACTATCATCTGAAATTGACTTGCCGACATAATCAAATAACTGTTGTGCTATTCTACTGAGGCGCAGCTCGTCCCCAGCTTGTTGTAGCCAAAAGACTCCAAATCCTTTTCTACCATGTTTCCAATGGTATATTCCCGCTATCTGTAAAAGGACGAAATGTCCAGTTTACATTGGAATTCTTTTGTGCTCAGTTCCAGTGTTATGTTCTTAACCAAAACAATAAGGATCCCAAGGAGCGCATCTAAATGTTTTAGTAATGTCAACCATAGCTGCAATGATCTAATACCTTCCCTTTTGTTTGTATATTATTatcaaaatagaaataaaaatgaaaaatttaacATTTGTCTTTTTGTTATCCTATTTTTCATAATAAATGGTAACAGACGGTTATtacggtaaaaaaaaaaaacaggaaagtATGTCTTTGCATCCTCATATCATCTTGCAATAATTTATATGGTCAGGTCCGACCCCATTTCTATGTGGGCCCGACATTGTCAAAACAGTAGTGGTCCTTGACAGTTATGCCGTCATAACAGCTGTTTTAAAGGACTGATGTGCATCAGTTATAGGAGTAACACGACATTTGGATGATAAAAAAGAACAAGCAAGAGTAGAAATCAACATGTACCTTCATAAGATTTGTACTGATACTGTCAAGTTGATACATGCGACAAATCTCTAGACTCTGTtaaaaaaaatatacattttCTTGTTAGATGTAAGTACGAATATCAATGACCAATATAAGTAAATAATAGTATAGGAGCCAAAGCTAAGCACACAgcatatatatataatcaccttaaggagcATTCGGTTATGTTGTACAGGTTGCTTGTACAATAAAATCTCCAGCAATGCTATTCCTTGCTTCATGCATGACATCAAATAGACTggagcaatctgtatggatgaGATGCTAGGGCCATTAGCAAGGCATGCTGGTCAAAGTCATACCAACAAATACAAGATAATGGAGGTTTGACAGGAAATTTGTGTAACAGAAAACTGAAAACATAGATAACCCCAGGAAGCAGCTTTACTGAGCTCAGTGAACAGAAAAAAGAGATGATGTGTTTCACTTGAAAAAGTAGTTGATATCATTTGCAACAAAGCATTATCAAAAAGAAGATACACAGTTTAGTAAGTTTAGCTTGCTTATAATGCAAAATAGGAGAGGCTGGCATCATACTAGCTTGCTTAGAATGTTTTTAATG encodes:
- the LOC113349173 gene encoding chalcone synthase; protein product: MVTVEEIRNAQRAEGPANVLAIGTATPANCVLQADYPDYYFKITKSEHMTELKEKFKRMCEKSQIRKRYMHITEEILNENPNMCEYMAPSLDARQDIVVVEVPRLGKEAASKAIKEWGQPKSKITHLVVCTTSGVDMPGADYQLSKLLGLRPSVKRLMMYQQGCFAGGTVMRLAKDLAENNAGARVLVVCSEITAVTFRGPADTHLDSLVGQALFGDGAGAMIIGADPDLSVERPLFQIVSAAQTILPDSHGAIDGHLREVGLTFHLLKDVPGLISKNIEKSLDEAFKPIGITDWNSLFWIAHPGGPAILDQVEAKLGLQEEKLRATRHVLSEYGNMSSACVLFILDEMRKKSIEEGKATTGDGLDWGVLFGFGPGLTVETVVLHSVPTI